One Paramisgurnus dabryanus chromosome 9, PD_genome_1.1, whole genome shotgun sequence DNA segment encodes these proteins:
- the gins2 gene encoding DNA replication complex GINS protein PSF2 — translation MDAAEVEFLAEKEMVKIIPNFSLDKIYLIGGDLGPFNPGLPVEVPVWLALNLKQRHKCRIVPPEWMETSKLEEIREQERKLDTFTPIPSPYYMELTKLLLNHAADNIPRADEIRTLVKDIWDTRVAKLRLSADSFISQQEAHAQLDNLTLMEINTTRSFLLDSLNYMYKLRSNMQPSRTNDY, via the exons ATGGATGCGGCAGAAGTTGAGTTTCTCGCCGAGAAGGAGATGGTCAAAATTATTCCCAACTTTAGTCTCGACAAAATCTATTTAATCGGG GGGGATCTGGGCCCGTTTAACCCGGGTTTGCCAGTGGAGGTCCCTGTGTGGCTGGCCCTTAATCTCAAACAGAGACACAAATGCAGGATCGTACCTCCAGAATGGATGGAAACAA GCAAACTAGAGGAGATCCGTGAACAGGAgcgaaaactggacactttcaCTCCTATACCGAGTCCATATTACATGGAGCTTACCAAACTATTACTCAACCA TGCTGCAGATAACATCCCCAGAGCTGATGAGATTCGCACGCTGGTAAAAGACATCTGGGACACACgcgtggccaaattaagactctCTGCTGACAGTTTTATCAGCCAGCAGGAGGCTCATGCGCAG ctgGATAATCTCACGCTGATGGAGATCAATACCACACGCTCCTTTCTGCTGGACTCTCTGAACTACATGTATAAACTGCGTTCAAACATGCAGCCGAGCAGAACTAATGACTATTGA